Proteins found in one Enterococcus sp. 9D6_DIV0238 genomic segment:
- a CDS encoding ABC transporter ATP-binding protein, producing MEHILEIKGVRKYFGDHMVLDELDLSITEPKIIALVAPNGTGKTTLLNIIANIDRPDEGAIEVLGKTNTDYRMFYTLSYLQDSSILYSNLTGLDHLEFIRKEHDVSKTKLRELIQELELEDYVKKKVKHYSLGMKQRLLLGVALLSAPKVLLMDEPLNGLDPNSILKIRKIMLKLNKQGVTIILSSHNLNEIEKITEDVYFLYDGRLITQEEVELETVLYDIVVQEIDKVLSFLSRIDVPTERLSDYKFQAEFSKQKLEVFYSFCKEEHIQILDQQLLSGYLETIYFNLFTDRLQVSP from the coding sequence ATGGAGCACATTTTAGAAATAAAAGGGGTCAGAAAGTATTTTGGCGATCATATGGTATTAGATGAACTTGATTTGTCTATTACTGAGCCAAAAATAATCGCTCTTGTCGCCCCGAACGGTACTGGGAAAACAACATTATTGAATATTATTGCAAACATTGATCGACCTGATGAGGGAGCTATCGAAGTTTTAGGCAAAACAAATACAGATTATCGAATGTTTTACACTCTTTCTTATTTACAAGACTCATCCATCCTCTACAGTAACTTGACAGGATTGGATCATTTAGAATTTATCAGAAAAGAGCATGACGTATCAAAAACCAAGCTTAGGGAATTGATTCAGGAGCTTGAACTGGAAGACTATGTGAAGAAAAAAGTAAAACATTATTCTTTGGGAATGAAACAGCGTTTATTGTTGGGCGTTGCCTTGTTGAGTGCTCCGAAAGTGTTGCTGATGGATGAGCCGTTGAATGGGCTGGATCCAAACAGTATTTTGAAAATCAGGAAGATCATGCTGAAGCTGAACAAACAAGGAGTAACGATCATCTTGTCGTCTCATAACCTGAATGAAATCGAAAAAATCACTGAAGATGTTTACTTTTTATATGATGGCCGATTGATAACACAAGAAGAAGTGGAGCTGGAAACAGTTCTGTACGATATTGTCGTTCAAGAAATAGATAAGGTTCTTTCATTTCTTTCAAGAATCGATGTTCCTACTGAACGTCTTTCTGACTATAAATTTCAAGCGGAATTTTCAAAACAGAAACTGGAGGTATTTTATTCATTTTGCAAAGAAGAACATATTCAGATTTTAGATCAGCAATTACTCAGCGGTTATTTAGAAACGATTTACTTTAACCTGTTTACAGATCGATTGCAGGTATCGCCATGA